In the Flavobacterium sp. 90 genome, GATTCTTGCATTTGTTGTTTAATATGATGGTTTTAAACTTTGCCAGCAATTTATTTTTGACATTTTTTACTCAAAAGCAATATTTAGGATTATACATTTTAAGTGCTATTTTCTCCGGAGTTATTTTTGCCTTGAGTTTTTATTTTTCTAATATATATGGTTCTATTGTTGGTGCTTCTGCCGCTATTATGGCAATTTTGGTTGCAACAACAACATATCAGCCCTTAATGAATGTGCGTTTAATGTTTTTTGGAAACGTTAAACTCTGGCATATTACGGCTGTAATTTTAGTTTTAGATTTAATGCAGTTTCGTTTAGACAATACCGGCGGACATATTTCGCATTTAGCCGGAGCAATTTTTGGATTTATTTACATTAAGTTGCTTCAAAACGGAACAGATTTGAGTATTATTATTTCCAAAACTCTTGATTTCTTTACAAATCTATTTAGAAAATCCCCATCGACCCCATTCACAAAAGTTCATAAAAATTACAAAAAACCTACAGAAAAAGTGACGTCCCGAATTGTTACGAAAGACAAAACGCAGCAACAAATTGACGAAATTTTAGATAAGATTAGCCAGTCCGGTTATGATTGTCTCACAAAAGAAGAAAAAGAGTTTTTATTTAAAGCTGGAAAATAATCCTTTTAGCAAACAAATATGAAAAACCTTTCATGGTTTAATAAAATAATGTTCTTTTTGAATATAGTTCTGACTGTACTAACATTTAGTATCTATATTTTACCCTTTTTAGCACCTAAAAGTTTTCCGCTTTTATCGGTGCTAACCTTGTTTATGCCCGCTTTTTTTGTCCTTAACGGATTGTTCTTTGTTTACTGGGCAATTCAGTTT is a window encoding:
- a CDS encoding rhomboid family intramembrane serine protease is translated as MNILDDLKLQYKLGGIAMRVIYWNIACFLISLVFFYQFSIGQFAFPSWLALSSDPQAFLFRPWTFLTYAFFHDGFLHLLFNMMVLNFASNLFLTFFTQKQYLGLYILSAIFSGVIFALSFYFSNIYGSIVGASAAIMAILVATTTYQPLMNVRLMFFGNVKLWHITAVILVLDLMQFRLDNTGGHISHLAGAIFGFIYIKLLQNGTDLSIIISKTLDFFTNLFRKSPSTPFTKVHKNYKKPTEKVTSRIVTKDKTQQQIDEILDKISQSGYDCLTKEEKEFLFKAGK